From the Paraflavitalea soli genome, the window CGCGTAGCCGCGAAGGAAGGCTCCAAAGTATATGGTGTGACCAGCGTATTGATACAGGCTTTCTTTAAAGTGGAATACCTGTTTGAAGTAGACGAAAAAGCATTCAACCCGCCGCCCAAGGTGAAAAGTGCAGTCATTCGTTTACACCCCCTGGCACAGCCGGTGGCCATGAAAAGCGAGCGGGCACTCTTTGTGCTGGTAAAAGCAGCCTTCAACCAACGGCGGAAGACCCTGCGCAATGCGGTGAAAAGCCTGTTCCCTGCGGATGTGCTGCAAGACGAGCTCTTCAATAAGCGGGCAGAACAATTATCGGTACAGGATTTTGCGGCACTGACGTTCCGGATGAATGGAGGCGGAGTGACAAGTTGAGAAATTGACAGCGTGACAAGGACCAAGAGGAATTACTGCCGATTGCCGATTCACGACTGCCGATTGCCGATTGCCGACTCACAACGTCTTCTCCATTATATAATGTGGTATGGAAACTTCTTCAAACAGGTCGCTACTGACCTGGTAGCCCAGTTTTTCGTAGAAGCCGGTGGCGGTTTGACGGGCATGCATGGTCATTTTGCGGTAGCCCATGTCGCGGGCAATATTTTCCGCAAATTGCATCAGGGCCCGGCCGATACCCTTTCCCTGTACATTGTTCAATACCGCCATCTGGCGTAACCGAACGGTAGCAGGATCGACGGTAATAAGCATACAGCAGCCCAGCATCTTTTCTTCTTCAAATGCACCGATCAGTATTTCTTCTTTTTCCTTTTCCAGTTCTTCGGGAGAAAAACTAAGTCCAAGCGGTTTGCGGAGGATATCATTCCTCAACTGAACCATTTGGTGGTATTCTTTTGTGCCGTGATCGATGATTTTTAGAGCCATGCGAGGGAATTTGTGAAATGTTTCGGTTCCTGCAATATAAGGATTTACCCTTTAACTGCGGGGGTCATATATTAAAAATTAAACCTATAACAGCACCCGCGGCATTGGATTTGCCGGAAATGCATGGCGGATAGTACTACAATTCATTGAAACTAAAAAATATCTGCACCATAATTAAAAACCAGTGATTTATTGTCATTATGCCAAAATCTATATTTTTGCAGCCGTAACTAAACTTTACAAAAATGTCAGACATTGCAACCAGAGTTAAAAAGATCATTGTTGATAAGTTAGGTGTTGAAGAAGCAGAGGTTACCAATGAGGCTTCTTTCACCAATGATTTAGGTGCCGATTCACTGGACACCGTAGAACTGATCATGGAATTTGAAAAAGAATTCAATATTTCCATTCCCGATGAGCAAGCTGAAACCATCACTACTGTTGGTCAGGCTATCGCTTATTTAGAAGAGCATGCTAAGTAATCTGGACATTCGTTCAGGTGTAATAAATTAAATCCGCCCTTCGATAGCTGGTGTACGCCCCGAAGGCGGATTTGTTACTTAATAAACTTCCGGCAAGAATCCTATGCATTTAAAACGCGTTGTTGTAACAGGTATTGGCGCATTAACTCCTATTGGTAACAGCTTGCAAGAATATTGGAATGGCCTGATTGGTGGCGTATCCGGTGCAGACTTCATTACATTATTTGATGCGTCGAAATTCAAAACCCGCTTTGCCTGTGAGCTAAAGGGGTTTGATCCGTTACAATACCTCGATAAAAAGGAAGCCCGGAAGCTTGACCGTTTCACCCAGATAGCCCTTGGTTCCAGCGATCAGGCGGTAGCCGATTCCGGCATAGGTGGTGGAGCGGTAAATCCTGATCGTGTAGGGGTCGTTTTCGCCAGTGGTATCGGTGGTCTCATCACCTTTCAGGAAGAAGTGATCAACTTCGCCAAGGGTGATGGTACTCCCCGGTTCAATCCTTTCTTCATTCCCAAGATGATCCTGGACATAGCAGCGGGTCATATCTCCATGCGACACGGTTTCAGAGGTCCCAACTTTGCCGTGGTAAGCGCCTGCGCCTCTTCTACTAATGCTATTATGGAAGCTTTTAACCTGATACGCCTCAACAAAGCCGACGTTGTACTGACTGGCGGTTCTGAAGCGGTGATCAGCGAAGCCGGCGTTGGTGGATTCAATGCCATGAAGGCGATGAGTGAGCGCAATGACGATCCCAAAACAGCCAGCCGCCCTTACGACAAAGACCGCGATGGTTTTATTATGGGTGAGGCATCTGGTGCTATCATTCTCGAAGACCTGGAGCATGCCCTTGCACGCGGCGCCAAGATCTACTGTGAAATTGCCGGCGCCGGTGCTACAGCCGATGCACACCACGTAACAGCTCCCCATCCGGAAGGACTGGGCGCTAAAAATGTGATGTTATCTGCCCTTGATGATGCCGGTATGAAACCCGAAGACATTGACTACATCAATACCCACGGCACCTCTACCCCACTGGGTGATATTGCCGAGGTAAAGGCGATTACCGATGTTTT encodes:
- a CDS encoding GNAT family N-acetyltransferase; protein product: MALKIIDHGTKEYHQMVQLRNDILRKPLGLSFSPEELEKEKEEILIGAFEEEKMLGCCMLITVDPATVRLRQMAVLNNVQGKGIGRALMQFAENIARDMGYRKMTMHARQTATGFYEKLGYQVSSDLFEEVSIPHYIMEKTL
- a CDS encoding acyl carrier protein, coding for MSDIATRVKKIIVDKLGVEEAEVTNEASFTNDLGADSLDTVELIMEFEKEFNISIPDEQAETITTVGQAIAYLEEHAK
- the fabF gene encoding beta-ketoacyl-ACP synthase II, whose protein sequence is MHLKRVVVTGIGALTPIGNSLQEYWNGLIGGVSGADFITLFDASKFKTRFACELKGFDPLQYLDKKEARKLDRFTQIALGSSDQAVADSGIGGGAVNPDRVGVVFASGIGGLITFQEEVINFAKGDGTPRFNPFFIPKMILDIAAGHISMRHGFRGPNFAVVSACASSTNAIMEAFNLIRLNKADVVLTGGSEAVISEAGVGGFNAMKAMSERNDDPKTASRPYDKDRDGFIMGEASGAIILEDLEHALARGAKIYCEIAGAGATADAHHVTAPHPEGLGAKNVMLSALDDAGMKPEDIDYINTHGTSTPLGDIAEVKAITDVFGEHAFNINISSTKSMTGHCLGAAGVIEAIACIMAVQHDMVPPTINHFTDDPELDPRLNFTFEKPQKRVVRAALSNTFGFGGHNACVIVKKY